A genome region from Euphorbia lathyris chromosome 4, ddEupLath1.1, whole genome shotgun sequence includes the following:
- the LOC136227704 gene encoding U11/U12 small nuclear ribonucleoprotein 31 kDa protein has product MVQKHASDSDEDETFYYRYSSVGTPAPASSSSHPSKSKGSAGLAPSRSTLYVSNLDYSLTNSDLHTLFSTFGKIARVSVLKDRNSRQSRGVAFVQFVSRDDALSAARQMDKKILNGRTLSASIAVDNGRAAEFIKKRIYKDKTRCYECGDNGHLSYECPKNQLGPRERPVAKRVRRGLDNRRKDEEWEDGDADADGDGDGGREVFEEENWASVVDGGADERLLKGELGERGEERKKVKKASYFSDESDEEE; this is encoded by the coding sequence ATGGTTCAAAAGCACGCTAGTGACAGTGACGAAGACGAAACTTTTTACTACCGCTATTCCTCCGTCGGAACGCCAGCGCCGGCATCCTCCTCCTCACACCCATCCAAATCCAAGGGCTCAGCTGGCTTAGCTCCTTCCAGATCCACTCTCTACGTCTCTAACCTTGACTATTCCCTCACCAATTCCGACCTCCATACTCTCTTCTCCACCTTCGGCAAGATTGCTCGCGTCTCTGTCCTCAAAGATCGCAATTCCCGTCAATCTCGTGGCGTTGCCTTTGTTCAATTCGTCTCCCGAGATGATGCCCTCTCTGCCGCCCGCCAAATGGACAAGAAAATCCTTAACGGCCGTACACTCTCCGCCTCCATAGCCGTAGATAATGGTCGCGCTGCCGAGTTCATTAAGAAACGAATCTATAAGGATAAAACTCGTTGTTACGAGTGCGGAGACAATGGTCATTTGTCTTATGAGTGTCCGAAGAATCAGCTGGGTCCAAGGGAAAGGCCGGTGGCTAAACGAGTTCGGAGGGGTTTGGATAATAGGAGGAAGGATGAAGAATGGGAGGATGGGGACGCAGATGCagatggagatggagatggagGTCGGGAGGtgtttgaggaagaaaattgggcgtcggTGGTGGATGGAGGGGCGGATGAGAGATTGTTGAAGGGAGAATTGGGGGAAAGaggagaagagaggaagaaggtGAAGAAAGCAAGTTACTTTAGTGATGAGAGTGACGAGGAGGAGTAA
- the LOC136225647 gene encoding uncharacterized protein isoform X2 gives MAFDLCFSFSFSPILSFKSSPLFLPFTVPSLSSFSPPSPLASNILKLKFPPITASTQGSQNELTEDSKFVPLNADDPVYGPPALLLLGFELEEAVKIRQLLQEMGGEFLQVIFCTEDMIPGSLWEAMHTSQPKLEQVEIAKSLPRICFLSGLSGEEMMMFIDAFPESDRTTAQLNIGQFDPRLVNPCCC, from the exons ATGGCGTTTGATCTCTGCTTCAGCTTCAGCTTCTCTCCCATTCTCTCTTTCAAATCTTCCCCACTTTTTCTTCCTTTTACAGTTCCATCCTTATCATCATTTTCTCCTCCTTCTCCTTTAGCTTCCAATATACTGAAGCTCAAGTTTCCCCCAATTACAGCATCTACTCAAG GAAGTCAGAATGAATTAACTGAAGATTCAAAGTTTGTTCCTTTAAATGCTGATGACCCTGTTTATGGTCCACCT gctttgttgttgttgggcTTTGAACTGGAAGAAGCAGTGAAG ATCAGGCAGCTACTGCAAGAGATGGGTGGTGAATTCTTGCAG GTTATTTTCTGTACTGAAGACATGATTCCCGGCTCACTTTGGGAAGCAATGCATACAAGTCAACCAAAATTAGAACAAGTGGAG ATCGCCAAGTCATTACCAAGGATTTGCTTCTTATCTGGTCTTAGCGGGGAGGAGATGATGATGTTTATTGATGCTTTTCCGGAATCTG ACCGGACAACAGCCCAGCTCAACATAGGGCAATTTGATCCTCGGCTCGTAAATCCGTGCTGTTGTTAG
- the LOC136226001 gene encoding uncharacterized protein produces the protein MHGFSTADGFVEITEDLTEMIKYVANEPSVGLFYVQQHTQHAVPNVINLKNNIVEKSRETVLHTEDTEDSITMLKSMKDCGSSIADEMIKDIRASLALMSEKQPRRGLISNASLGFQIGRSSSWGPASWGHNRGQPDRGGSGTYFSTVLKTAKEKATNLKWPQLDPKELTPISAEKLLSNPDPARLIASASTSSSMPDMESDELPVSSQAVDELQEKDEQVETSLISHNLLSQLENYEDFKADKEAKLEDWLEKTNGTNRLDKIE, from the coding sequence ATGCATGGATTCTCCACCGCTGATGGGTTTGTGGAGATAACTGAAGACTTGACAGAAATGATTAAGTACGTAGCAAATGAACCCTCGGTAGGGCTTTTCTATGTTCAGCAGCACACACAACATGCAGTTCCAAATGTTATTAATCTCAAGAATAATATCGTGGAGAAGTCACGCGAAACAGTTTTACACACTGAAGACACAGAGGATTCTATCACCATGTTGAAATCAATGAAAGATTGCGGTTCATCCATCGCAGACGAGATGATTAAAGATATCAGGGCTTCTCTTGCACTAATGTCAGAAAAACAACCAAGGAGAGGACTGATCAGTAATGCAAGTTTAGGCTTTCAAATTGGAAGAAGTAGTTCATGGGGACCGGCCAGTTGGGGTCATAATAGAGGCCAACCGGACAGAGGAGGGTCTGGTACTTATTTTTCAACTGTGCTGAAGACTGCTAAAGAAAAGGCTACCAATTTGAAGTGGCCACAACTCGATCCGAAAGAATTAACACCAATCTCAGCTGAGAAGCTTCTGTCTAATCCTGATCCAGCACGGTTGATTGCATCTGCTAGCACAAGTTCGTCTATGCCTGATATGGAGTCTGATGAACTGCCAGTATCGAGTCAGGCAGTGGATGAGCTACAAGAAAAAGATGAACAGGTCGAGACAAGCTTGATATCACATAATCTATTGTCACAATTAGAAAATTATGAGGATTTTAAGGCTGATAAAGAAGCAAAATTGGAGGATTGGTTGGAAAAAACTAATGGCACTAACAGACTGGATAAAATTGAATAG
- the LOC136225647 gene encoding uncharacterized protein isoform X1, translating to MAFDLCFSFSFSPILSFKSSPLFLPFTVPSLSSFSPPSPLASNILKLKFPPITASTQGSQNELTEDSKFVPLNADDPVYGPPALLLLGFELEEAVKIRQLLQEMGGEFLQVIFCTEDMIPGSLWEAMHTSQPKLEQVEIAKSLPRICFLSGLSGEEMMMFIDAFPESGLEPAVFAALVPNSANKPVEELIDEIMGDHEMMTGQQPSST from the exons ATGGCGTTTGATCTCTGCTTCAGCTTCAGCTTCTCTCCCATTCTCTCTTTCAAATCTTCCCCACTTTTTCTTCCTTTTACAGTTCCATCCTTATCATCATTTTCTCCTCCTTCTCCTTTAGCTTCCAATATACTGAAGCTCAAGTTTCCCCCAATTACAGCATCTACTCAAG GAAGTCAGAATGAATTAACTGAAGATTCAAAGTTTGTTCCTTTAAATGCTGATGACCCTGTTTATGGTCCACCT gctttgttgttgttgggcTTTGAACTGGAAGAAGCAGTGAAG ATCAGGCAGCTACTGCAAGAGATGGGTGGTGAATTCTTGCAG GTTATTTTCTGTACTGAAGACATGATTCCCGGCTCACTTTGGGAAGCAATGCATACAAGTCAACCAAAATTAGAACAAGTGGAG ATCGCCAAGTCATTACCAAGGATTTGCTTCTTATCTGGTCTTAGCGGGGAGGAGATGATGATGTTTATTGATGCTTTTCCGGAATCTG GGCTAGAACCGGCTGTGTTTGCAGCTCTTGTTCCAAACAGTGCTAATAAACCAGTGGAAGAATTAATAGATGAAATCATGGGTGACCATGAAATGATG ACCGGACAACAGCCCAGCTCAACATAG